A section of the Oreochromis niloticus isolate F11D_XX linkage group LG9, O_niloticus_UMD_NMBU, whole genome shotgun sequence genome encodes:
- the LOC112847880 gene encoding proline-rich protein 36-like, with protein sequence MTEERDPDMDPAAHNPSAELREDLIYTVEYHCQEWVALPGEEYRETVAIRLQRMVSGLPWLFGALHPHIQDFLISTVRIRPELPLQYEELEDVQPGPLEDLRPGSSPPPSRRKRRSRCWRSRAAEQLSSFGESDRVSHILLEHSAPRLSDVAPSVSKTVLPSADFDKPESVDWDSADLKRQGSKAVNSVASVSVPVVPLSKSSVNERASDTSVLPKPGNIETISHAATHSDCLTCSPALSPEIYDSDRMGSVKCCVPRSDHLNSVHQASRSVSTKNVQEAPHETTFCVLSYGTATQTWECAVPQLVNVNGDRVPPAIVKLAKRFGLSASELLNQVEFCVPQSFICKPAHHACVPVPVNTEFTPQKTVVEIVTPLDYAAHQPVHSELVCEDAPASVITHSEPRVTDPEFAKPESVPIMTVLKAATYDMDNLYTAELLESAHHKSRLAETMFGTINLVHPVTVTAPMLRSPPPVPIPRAARAQLSLAPVSVPRVRVAEVQLVPAPVSSLAEAPFIPAPVPAPRVGLMDTQPSPVPVPVPRVRSAVTLPTPAPVSVPRVGAAEVQLVPAPTPAPRVKAARAQFVPAPVSVPRVGMAGVRPGPAPVPAPRRRAAKSQTPAESPAQLPADPPSLQPPLQLALLSIAQSLAQLLAQFPVLSPAQSLAQLSAPLPVQSFALLPPQFLAPSPVQLSAQSLTLSPAQLVALQPVQLLPPSARSSCESTQPAEDCVVLTKLGQTVCTAQPQPLHPKPTACPVQLQLASTEPEVSAPAGSPPLLAGGSGEPLQPSLVSAGGSGQPSQHLLVSAEGSGGPLQPLLVSVGGSGQPGQHLLVSAGGSGEPLQPLLVSTGGSGQPGQHLLVSAGGSGEPLQPLFVSAGGAGEPLQPLLVSAGGSNSPSPGPASASASAPPTPSSGPASASAPPGPAPASASAPPTPSSGPASASPSPGQASASASPSPGPASASASSSPGPASASPTPAPASASAPPTPSPGPTKPPSGPTSSGPVPTKPRPARPMLESRRLPRGRPPDPLCSRRRLPRGRPRDPLCSRRRLPRGRPPDPLCSRCHFSRGRPPEQPDYELSCCRPSGRPSVPYGRCFPGLQNLLF encoded by the coding sequence ATGACAGAAGAACGCGACCCCGacatggacccagcagctcaCAATCCCTCCGCTGAACTCCGCGAGGATTTAATTTACACGGTGGAGTATCACTGTCAGGAGTGGGTAGCGCTGCCAGGGGAAGAGTATCGGGAGACCGTAGCCATCCGTTTACAGCGGATGGTGTCCGGGCTCCCATGGCTATTCGGCGCGCTACACCCCCACATCCAGGACTTCCTCATCTCCACCGTACGCATCCGCCCGGAGCTGCCGCTCCAATATGAAGAGCTGGAGGACGTTCAGCCCGGTCCGCTGGAGGATTTGCGGCCTGGCTCATCTCCTCCCCCTTCCCGGAGAAAACGGCGTTCACGCTGTTGGCGTTCCCGAGCAGCGGAGCAGCTTTCTTCCTTTGGTGAGAGTGATCGTGTTTCTCACATTCTGCTCGAGCATTCAGCTCCCAGGCTTTCTGACGTTGCACCCTCTGTGAGTAAGACTGTGCTTCCCTCCGCGGACTTTGATAAACCTGAATCTGTAGATTGGGACTCAGCAGACTTGAAGCGTCAGGGTTCTAAGGCAGTTAACTCTGTAGCATCTGTTTCTGTGCCTGTTGTTCCTCTGAGTAAATCCAGTGTTAATGAGCGAGCAAGTGATACTTCTGTTCTGCCTAAACCTGGTAATATAGAGACAATTAGCCATGCAGCTACTCATAGCGACTGTCTTACCTGTTCACCTGCTCTGTCACCAGAAATCTATGACAGCGACCGAATGGGCTCTGTTAAGTGTTGTGTTCCACGGTCTGACCATTTGAACTCTGTGCACCAAGCATCTCGCTCAGTCTCCACAAAGAATGTTCAGGAAGCTCCTCACGAAACAACTTTTTGTGTTCTTTCCTATGGGACTGCCACTCAAACCTGGGAATGTGCTGTGCCTCAGCTGGTGAATGTAAATGGCGACAGAGTGCCACCTGCCATAGTTAAACTAGCTAAAAGGTTTGGACTGAGTGCTTCAGAACTACTGAATCAGGTTGAGTTTTGTGTTCCGCAGTCATTCATATGTAAACCAGCTCACCATGCCTGTGTGCCAGTCCCTGTTAACACTGAGTTTACACCTCAAAAGACTGTGGTTGAAATTGTTACACCTCTGGACTATGCAGCCCACCAGCCAGTTCATTCTGAGTTGGTCTGTGAAGACGCACCTGCTTCTGTAATCACCCATTCTGAGCCGAGAGTTACTGACCCAGAGTTTGCTAAGCCTGAATCTGTCCCCATAATGACTGTGTTAAAGGCTGCTACTTATGACATGGACAACTTATATACTGCAGAGTTGCTAGAATCAGCCCACCATAAGTCGCGGCTTGCTGAAACTATGTTTGGCACCATCAATCTTGTTCACCCAGTGACTGTTACTGCTCCTATGCTCCGCTCGCCACCTCCAGTTCCTATACCCAGGGCAGCGCGGGCCCAGCTTTCCCTTGCACCCGTATCAGTTCCTCGGGTGAGGGTGgctgaggtccagctggtccctgcTCCTGTCTCCAGCCTGGCAGAGGCTCCGTTCATCCCTGCACCCGTACCTGCTCCTCGGGTGGGGTTGATGGACACCCAGCCGTCGCCTGTGCCTGTTCCGGTTCCCCGGGTGAGGTCAGCTGTGACCCTGCCGACTCCTGCACCCGTCTCAGTTCCTCGGGTGGGAGCGGCAGAAGTCCAGCTAGTTCCTGCACCTACACCGGCCCCCAGGGTTAAGGCTGCAAGAGCCCAGTTCGTCCCTGCACCCGTATCTGTTCCTCGGGTGGGGATGGCTGGTGTTCGGCCAGGCCCTGCCCCCGTTCCTGCCCCCCGGAGGAGAGCAGCCAAGAGTCAGACACCTGCTGAGTCACCAGCTCAACTACCTGCTGATCCACCATCACTGCAACCACCGCTACAACTTGCACTTTTGTCCATAGCGCAGTCATTAGCTCAGTTATtagcacagtttcctgttttgtcaCCAGCTCAGTCTCTTGCACAGTTATCAGCTCCATTACCTGTTCAGTCATTCGCTCTGTTGCCACCTCAGTTTCTTGCTCCATCGCCTGTTCAGTTATCAGCTCAGTCATTAACTCTGTCACCAGCTCAGTTAGTGGCTCTGCAACCCGTTCAGTTACTGCCACCCTCTGCTAGAAGCTCTTGTGAGTCCACTCAGCCAGCTGAGGACTGCGTGGTGCTGACAAAGCTTGGACAGACTGTTTGCACTGCACAGCCCCAGCCGTTGCATCCCAAGCCGACTGCGTGCCCTGTGCAGCTACAGTTAGCGTCCACTGAGCCAGAGGTCTCCGCACCTGCTGGCTCTCCACCTCTTCTCGCTGGcggttcaggagaaccgctcCAGCCATCCCTGGTCTCCGCTGGCGGCTCTGGTCAGCCCAGCCAGcacctcctcgtctccgctgagGGTTCAGGAGGACCTCTCCAGCCGCTCCTCGTCTCCGTTGGCGGCTCTGGTCAGcccggccagcacctcctcgtctccgctgggggttcaggagaacctctccagccgctcctcgtctccactggcggctctggtcagcccggccagcacctcctcgtctccgctgggggttcgggagaacctctccagccgctcttcgtctccgctgggggtgcgggagaacctctccagccgctcctcgtttccgctggagggtccaattcaccgtcgcctggtccagcctctgcatCTGCTTCTGCTCCGCCTACGCCGTCGTCTGGTCCggcttctgcttctgctccgcctggtccagctccggcttctgcttctgctccgCCTACGCCGTCGTCTGGTCCGGCTTCAGcttcgccgtcgcctggtcaggcctctgcttcagcttcgccgtcgcctggtccggcctctgcttcagcttcgtcgtcgcctggtccggcttcTGCGTCGCCTACGCCGGCTCCggcttctgcttctgctccgCCTACGCCGTCGCCCGGTCCCACCAAGCCACCGTCTGGTCCCACCTCGTCTGGTCCTGTACCCACCAAGCCTCGACCAGCGCGCCCGATGCTTGAGAGCCGCCGTCTTCCAcgcggccggcctccggacccgcTCTGcagccgccgccgtcttccacgcGGCCGGCCTCGGGACCCGCTCTGcagccgccgccgtcttccacgcggccggcctccggacccgcTCTGCAGCCGCTGCCACTTCTCACGTGGCCGGCCCCCGGAACAGCCGGACTATGAACTGTCGTGCTGTCGCCCCTCGGGTCGACCTTCTGTTCCCTATGGACGCTGCTTCCCTGGACTCCAAAATCTTTTGTTTTGA